Proteins from a genomic interval of Bombus affinis isolate iyBomAffi1 chromosome 14, iyBomAffi1.2, whole genome shotgun sequence:
- the LOC126924302 gene encoding transmembrane emp24 domain-containing protein eca, whose amino-acid sequence MLRHSGIFFIFLCVFEYGTGLYFHIAETERKCFIEEIPDETTVLVHYKVELYDPRTGGFAPSSAGMGMHVEVRDPDDKMILSRVYSSEGRISFTSHTPGEHVICLYSNSSSWFSGAQLRVHLDIQVGEHTIDYTNAAQKEKFTELQLRIRQLLDQVGQITKEQSYQRYREERFRQTSESTYRRVFWWSLAQSISLLFMGIWQMRHLKTFFEAKKLV is encoded by the exons ATGTTAAGACACAGTGGTATATTCTTCATATTCTTATGCGTTTTCGAATATGGTACTGGACTTTATTTTCACATCGCCGAGACTGAAAGAAAGTGTTTCATTGAGGAAATTCCAGATGAAACGACCGTTTTAG TACATTACAAAGTTGAGTTGTATGATCCGAGAACTGGTGGATTTGCTCCGAGCAGTGCCGGGATGGGAATGCACGTGGAAGTTAGGGATCCAGATGATAAAATGATTCTCTCCAGAGTGTATAGTTCAGAGGGGAGAATTTCATTTACTTCTCATACGCCTGGCGAACATGTGATTTGTTTGTACTCTAATAGCAGTTCTTGGTTCAGTGGTGCTCAACTG agAGTACACTTGGACATTCAAGTTGGAGAACATACTATCGATTATACCAATGCAGCTCAGAAGGAAAAGTTCACTGAGTTGCAGTTGAGGATACGTCAGCTTCTCGATCAAGTGGGACAAATAACAAAGGAACAAAGTTACCAAAGG TATCGTGAAGAACGTTTCAGACAAACATCTGAAAGTACATACCGTCGGGTGTTCTGGTGGTCCCTCGCGCAATCTATTAGTTTATTGTTCATGGGTATATGGCAAATGAGACATTTGAAGACTTTCTTCGAAGCAAAGAAACTAGTATAA